cagtacgtcattacgtcattacgtcattttgcaattggaacagcagcgaacttgatgacgtcaccaacgtcacgacgtcaccaactcagctcgtcggtccgcctactccggttatcttcatcatatatattgacaataaaacgaaatatgatataaaacacaaccctgcctttttcgttttcatttagaaaatattaaaatattaatatgtatatgtatatatatatatatatatgtatatattttgtgttacatctacaaccacaaccacagagacaccggagccagcggcacatctggagaggcctagccgagatcagactgctgtcagcgggctgcatgagcaccaccgcccggtctcctctctggtcctctcatatctctatatatatatatctatctatatctatatatatagatatagatatagatatagaccgcccggtctcctctctggacctctcatatctatatatctatatatatatatatagatatatatatatagatatctatatatatatatatatatatatatatatatatagatatctatatctatatctatatatatatctcctctctggtcctctcatatctatatatatatagatatatagatatctatatatatatctcctctctggtcctctcatatctccgacaaacgtcggcgctttttcaaacaggctctatctggaTAAATTGACctcatattttaagtcttaactacattctcgcttaaaaaaatgttaaaactaaattccgttacacaacagcagcagtatttagacagttataactgacagatgtgagccgtctccgccactgtcggctcttgtttgctggtgaaatgcattctgggatacttggctgtccaaagtccacacaagtctcctccgatgcatcctcgatataacgggcggagcgaggacacatccgggtatctggaccgtacttgtcTGGATGAACTTGTGTATTGAACAGAACCtgggccgctagatgacgtttcacaagttcaggaggacacaagtacagagaagttcactgatTGAGAAACGGCCAAAGAGTTTATTCTCTTCATGGTTAACAACCAATAGCAGAGCAGCCTTGTTGACCTCTGGTGAGGTCACACTCTGCAGTCCAATCAGGAGGAAGCTGTCCTCTCCccgacaaaataaaagctgcagcAGTGGTGTGCCAGAGGAATGCAGCTCTCTGAGGTGATTACTGCTCTAATGACCTTTAATAAGTTCTTCTATTGTTTCCTGGTGACCCAGAAACAGAACCTCTGTGGAACGCTGAGAGCAGATCTcagtatttattgatttataatatgagaacattgtttcatttctgagggattttaagattttaacaggttttaataagaaatataaaatgtctaattttacagtttgtctctttgtcataGAGGCTTAATGGTGAGCTCAAACAGtctgatatgtactgatatttattgatatctactgatatttattttattgataattactgatatgtactgatatttCCTGATATTTCCTGATATTtcctgatatttattgatatgtactgatatttattgataattactgatattcattgatatgtactgatatttattgatatgtactgatatttattgataattactgatattcattgatatgtactgatatgtactgatatttattgatatgtactgatatttattgataattactgatattcattgatatgtactgatatttcatgatatttcatgatatttattgatatgtactgatatgtactgatatttattgataattactgatatttactgatatttattgatatgtactgatatttattgatattgatatgtactgatatttattgataattactgatatttattgataattactgatatttattgataattactgatatttattgatatgtacTGATAGTCATATTTATTCTGTATGCTAACGTTTCTCTTTACGCTAACATTACTTCATTAAATTTTTTGTGAAGTGTGGTGAGTTGAGTTAGCATTAGGGCTGCTAGCATTAGGGCTGCTAGCATTAGGGCTGCTAGCATTAGGGCTGctactatccatccatccatcttccgtaaccgcttatccagttaagggtcgcagggtgctggagcgAAGGCAGgtctcacctggacagggttcacctggacggggttcacctggacggggttcacctggacagggttcacctggacggggttcacctggacagggttcacctggacagggttcacctggacaggttcacctggacagggttcacctctccagtctgtcacagggctgacatatagagacaaacaaccattcacactcacatccacacctacgggcagtttagagtcttcatgaacctaagctgcatgtctttggactgtgggaggaagccggagaacccggagagaacccacactgacacggggagaacatgtacactccacacagaaggttgtccagcccgggaattgaacccgggcccctcttgctgtgaggccacagtgctaaccactacaccaccgtagGGCTGCTActagctgctgttttttgtggTGTCCTGTTAGCTAACGGAGTCTTTCTGCAGCTAAAAGTTATTTGACATAAATACTGTTACGTGTTTATGAGCCTAAGATGAAATCAATCAATGATCGATCGTGTTATTGACCGATCAGACTGATTGGTAGTGATGTCACTGTGTATCAGGtgtattattcataataatggTGTTATTATCCTCTCACCTTCCGGAGTTGGACCTCAGTGATCCTGGACGGGTCCACCAGGGGGCGTGGCCTCCTCAGCGTGTCGATGACGCTCTGCCACTGCGGCGGCAGACCGACGTAGCGTCCGCTGGCGACATCGAAGGACGTGTGGACGCGATGCTGGAAGTCTTGAGGCTCCGAGATCTTCGGCCGCCGCTTCTTCTTCCTGCGCTGGAACATCGCCACGGCAACGGTGAGACCTGAGGGAGTCAACAGGAAGAACATgatggagaaacacacacacacactgtcactgtgTCGCTGGACTGACAGCTTCTCTTCCTGCTCAGGTGTTTACCTGAGCACAGTCACATGACATCCTCCTCCTATCACACATAAACCAACCAAACAGCCCAGGTGAGAACTCACCTGTCTGCATCATCAACACTCATTTAAATATCAGCGGCTGCTTCAAATacagaagaaacaaaagactcaagtattaataaataaataaatacagcattaaaaagggaaataaataaatgtataaataacttaataaagaaatgaataataatttaataaagaataaataaatacagcaataaagaaatgtatatagacattttaaaataaattaatgtagaaataattacagtattaatatagaaataaataaatgtgaattaataaatacatataaacaaatgaaaaaatatttttcatttatgtccTGTTTAATTAATACAGCAGTTaactattcatttattcatgcatttatttattgatactTGAGTCATTTTGCATCCTCCATAGAGTccctataaataaatatatgtatatatataaaaccacTGTTGAACACTAGAGGGCAGAGTGACTCCCAAACACCGGTTCAGATAATGAGTTCTTATtggtgaaatatatatttaatgaggtcaacatctgtttttttagaGTGAATATTTGAGGACTTATGATAAAAGGTTCACCTGCTTGTTCAAATTAATTTTAAGAAGTTTATTCATGATAACTTAAACAGGTTATTTATGAGCAGCAGAAGAGATCAAGGTCTTTAAAGAACggattgtaaataaataaattaacaataaacaatgttATGATCTATGTTTTTTATAGCAGCTGCAGTGACTGATGAACAGTTTTTAAATTTGATCtcaatttaagataagataagataatcctttattaggacCACAGCGggatacagcagcagagaggacacaagagacatagtaaaaacatacaagatcaaaacaagtattataaataagtaaataagtaataacacaggaaagaataataaataagtaaaagaaattcacaataactaaaataaaatattatttaaacagaataatgttattattgcaCAGACTTATATATTGTCAGCTTTTAGTGATGTGTGGCTAAGCTATcctcctatatatatatatatatatatatatatatatatatatatatatatatatttaaccatCACCCTCcggtctcccaccacctccaccagaACCAGTACACACCCCAGCACACCGCTGGCCTTCTTTATGAATATTTAGCAGAAACtcaatatttaacatattgatgtttttttcttccacaggttggtttgtgttttaaacgCTCATGACCTCTAAGACCTCCAGCCTCTCACCTGTCAGTCAGCCTCTGCTCCTCAGGGGGTCCAGATCAGGTGGGtctggaaacagagaggaagacgaaGTCGTctcgtcttcctctctgtttgttctcTGGGAGTGGTGGAGGATGTTTGAGGATCTGATCCGGTCAGAGAGAGTCAGCTGATAAGAagaagagaagctgctggatTCATTCTGATGACAACCAATTCAAGTTTAGTTATGAAATTATAAatactacctgttcaggtactctgttctctacctgttcaggtactctgttctctacctgttcaggtactctgttctctacctgttcaggtactctgttctctacctgttcaggtactctgtttacctgttcaggtactctgttctctacctgttcaggtactctgttctctacctgttcaggtactctacctgttcaggtactctgttttacctgttcaggtactctgttctctacctgttcaggtactctgtacctgttcaggtactctgttcaggtactacctgttcaggtactctgtttacctgttcaggtactctgttctctacctgttcaggtactctgttctctacctgttcaggtactctgttcactacctgttcaggtactctgttcaggtactctgttctctacctgttcaggtactctgtttacctgtccaggtactctgtttacctgttcaggtactctgttctctacctgttcaggtactctgttctctacctgttcaggtactctgttcactacctgttcaggtactctgttcaggtactctgttctctacctgttcaggtactctgttctctacctgttcaggtactctgttcactacctgttcaggtactctgttcaggtactctgttctctacctgttcaggtactctgtactacctgttcaggtactctgttctctacctgttcaggtactctgttctctacctgttcaggtactctgttctctacctgttcatgtactctgttctgttctacctgttcaggtactctgttctacAGGTACTCTGttttcaggtactctgttcaggtactctgttctctacctgttcaggtactctgttcaggtactctgttcaggtactctgttcactacctgttcaggtactctgttcaggtactctgttctctacctgttcaggtactctgttctctacctgttcaggtactctgttctctacctgttcaggtactctgttcactacctgttcaggtactctgttcaggtactctgttctctacctgttcaggtactctgttcactacctgttcaggtactctgttctctacctgttcaggtactctgttcactacctgttcaggtactacctgttcaggttctctacctgttcaggtactctgtacactacctgtactctgttctctacctgttgtACTCTGTACACTACCTGTATATGgttgccatcttgtttatttttgtctataGAAGTGATATTAGGGggcggagctaagtacaacaCTTTTAGGACCAAGGTGTGACCCTGAGACActcacacatagacacacacacacacgtgtgtgtgtgtgtgtgtgtgtgtgtgtgtgtgtgtgtgtgtgtgtgtgtgtgtgtgtgtgtgtgtgtgtctgagggtGTGACTGACATACCTGAGGAATCAAACCGACACACTACATGACCAGACAGCTCCTCAGTGAGACTCACAGTGATTCATTCAGacatacactgatgacatcacaggaaTGACCCTCCCTCTGGTTCCCTCTCAGGTAAActctgttagcgctgttagcttctagctgcTAGCTGGTGGCtcagccgtcaccatgttgagggcctaaaaaacaaaagtctgctTTAGGTGCTTTTACTTTGTAGTAGTAACTAAACTGTTAAAAGATAAAGCTTTACTCagatcagtcacacacacacacacacacacacacacacacacacacacacacacacacgacattacagtcatgtagcagaggcttttctccaaagcgacttacagtcagtagtatgttacatatcattcacccattcacacactgatgacaggctaccatcaaggtgccaccatcagactctaactaacattcatcatcagtccacaccgatggccttcaggagcaacttggggttaagtgtcttgcccaaggacacatcgactgccgaagccgggtatcgaaccaccgaccctctgattggagaactaccttgctctccactatgccacagcccccacacacacacacacacacacacacacacacacacacacacacacacacacacacacacacacacacacacacacacacacacacacacacacacacacacacacacacacacacacacacacacacacacacacacacacacacacacacacacacacacacacacacacacacacacacacacacacacacacacacacagagttaccTGTTCAGGTGAAACCATAACTGTCACTTctgttaaatatattattattattaattatattattattaaatatttaccaGCCACAAGCTGTCACAGCTAGCcataagctaacagctagccatcagctaacagctagccataagctaacagctagccatcagctaacagctagccataaGCATAACAGCTagccatcagctaacagctagccatcagctaacagctaaccataagctaacagctagccataaCAGCCATCTAACAGCTagccatcagctaacagctagccatcagctaacagctagccataagctaacagctaaccataagctaacagctagccataagctaacagctagccatcagctaacagctagccatcagctaacagctaaccatcagctaacagctagccatcagctaacagctagccattagctaacagctaactatcagctaacagctagccataagctaacagctaaccatAGGTGAACAGTTAtccatcagctaacagctagccaccagctaacagctagccatcagctaacagctagccatcagctaacagctaaccatcagctaacagctagccattagctaacagctaactatcagctaacagctagccataagctaacagctaaccatAGGTGAACAGTTAtccatcagctaacagctagccaccagctaacagctagccatcagctaacagctagccaccagctaacagctagcatcagctaacagctagccaccAGCTAACATGGATCCTTAGGGCAGTTTGTAGGTTCCACATGGTAAACAACACATGTTTGTTCTGTAGTTTGAGCCTCTTGAACCATTTGAACCAACAGGAAACCTTTCTTTAACTCAACAGGGGAACATTATTTATTCAGACCGTTATGGTTCTTTGTGGAACCCTGTGACCCTGCTGCCACACTGAAGCTCTTCAACAGGACTTCATATCAAAGAGGCAAAATAACTATTTCAGGTTCTCCGTAGATCCTCTTTATGAGGATCAGAGAGTTTTTGTCAGTTTACTGTTACTCTGGTTCCACCGTCTGGTGCTGTAGAGAACCTTAATCACacactgttctttactgttctttattgctcatttgcttatttataatacttattttgatcttgtgttttttttatttactatgtctcttgtttgcactgtcctctctgctgctgtaatcctgtacatttcctcgctgtgggactaataaaggattatcttatcttatcttatcttatcttattctatcttatcttatcttatgtaacATCCTGTTCTTTAAAACAGAGAACCTCTTTGATGGTTCCTCACAGCTCACTGAGGGTCTACGTGGAACCATGACAGTCTGGTTCTGCAGAGAATCAGCTCAGTAGAACCGCCACAGTTTTACCTCTACTTGTAATAAAAGGCTAACACACTCACCTGGGCAACAGAGTCCAGGTGAGTCCAGGTGTGTTCGTTGTGGCCGGTTCCTGCTGTTCTCCTCCTCAGACACTcgattctctccctctctctccctcccccaccTTGCTCGTCCCTGTCTCACCTTGTCTCAGGTATGAAGGAGGGAGGTGgagtttagtttttgttgcttctttcttcaaattcaaataaactttattgacagCGTAGTTTGGTTTGATTCTGCTGAAACAGAGTGGATGTTCATGTTGATGAACATTcattattgaaatattaatgaagTAAAATGTGGATCTTTTTCACAGTCTGGTGTGTCGTTCAGAGTCTCCTTAAAGTGAAGGAACTCtgactgatgatgtcactctaACAGGTCTGTTAGATCATAAACATAAACGTTCATTTAGAGTCAGACTGAAGAACACGTTCTAATGTTGGTTCTCTTTGGTCCATGTGtctggttctctctggttctctctgcaGGCTGCAGCTCGTTCTCCCCTCAGGCGGAGGAGGAGCTGACTCCAGACAGACTAGGATCACAACGATCACCAGTTATGGTCAAATACTCCTCATATCACATAtgatatattatgatatatgatatataaacaGGTTTAACATGTGGAATAAACTATTGTTTCATTTCGTTTCTATGATGTGAAACAATAAAGTTTCATCCTTTGATCACTCTATCACAGCCTACATGCACTGACTCACTTCCCATGATTCATTTCACCTCCTTCAGTCCTCCACTGAAGATCCTCTGACACAGTAGGAATGATCCTTTAAAGGACACTTCCTGCTCATTACAGAGCGCCACCTGCTGGTTAGAAGTTAAATTAAACTAAtgtttccctcttctttattattttctgcttttaaacttgactttcaaattaaaattttatattttttaattcacatgtgCATCCACTtgtcttaatatatatatatatatatatatatatatatatatatatatatatatatacatatatatacacatatatatatatacatatatatatatatatatgtatatttatataactgCTGTTATAAtaacagagggagaaacagtGAGACTGataaaaatcctttaaaacaatctttaatttatttatttagacatgagaacaaagacacatgaagaccAACATTCAGATGAACAGCTgagggttatatatatatatatatatatatatatatatatatatatatatatatatatatatatatatatatatatatatatatatatatatagggttCAGCAGTAAAGAGTCGTCAGCTGATCCTTCAGCTCCGACAGGATGGACGACGACGAGCGACCTTCGGCGTTCAGCAGCGAGCAGAAGAACCTCCTCCACATCCTGGAGAACATGtcgctgcagagagagaaaggattATTAGAATAACCAAAGTAATACAGGATTAACAACTAAAATAAACCAGTTTAACAACTAAAATAAACCAGGTTAATGGGaaataaactcatttaaaaaacgtaaaataaactatttttaaaacgtAAAATTAACTAATTTTAAAAACGTAAAATTAACTAATTTTAAAAACGTAAAATTAACTAATTTTAAAAACGTAAAATTAACtaattttaaaacatgaaataaactcattttaaaacctaaaataaactcattttaaaacataaaattgaCAAATTTTAAAACGTTAAATGAActaattttaaaacataaaattaactaattttaaaacataaaattaacTAATTTTAAAAcgttaaataaactaattttaaacgttaaataaacaaagtttaaCACGTGTAATAATCCAGGTCTAGCTGTCCGTACCACGGTTCCTCTCCACTGAACTGCTCTGCCCTCCAGACTCCGCCCTCTTTCTTCAGGACCATCTTGCTGTTGGTCAGCAGGAGGTGCACAGTTTCAGCCAGTCCCACCAGGTCCACCTGACAGGTAGAGGAAAGGGGAGGAGTCAGTGAGGACCAATCCCAGTGAAGGAGCCAAACAGAGTGGACTGATGTGCTGCAGTGGTACCAGCTGTGGGGGGGCGGTCGGCTCCAGGAGACCCAGACCGATGTAGTCCTGAGCTGAGGGGACCTGCTGGACCGACGTGACGTCCCGCTGGAGGTCCAGGTCCACCGAGGAGGACCAGTCCACCGGGAAGACCCAGTCAGGGATCAGGAGACCTCTGAGGGAACCACGAGAACCACAACCTCATATCTGATCCATAAAGGTTCTCCTTCACAACAGGTGAGCTAGTCTACCTGTGACAACAGGTGAGCTGACCTACCTGTGACaacaggtgaggaggtgaggctGCAGTGCCGCATGCAGCAGTCTGCAGGAGTGAAGCTGAGACACCATCGTTACCAGGGCGACTGCTTTATAACCAACGGAGGCCTCGCTGGGGACACACTCTGTGagctcctacacacacacacacacacacacacacactaaacattagacaggtgtgtgtgtcctcacagTGTCAGTTAGCATCATTGCTAACTCCAGCCAGCTGGGAGGACCCGtgtggacaggaagtgactcaCAGTGAACATGTGACCCGGCGGCGTGGTGTACACGGTGATGCAGCCGTCCAGGAACaggaaacagctgatcagaggAAACCCGGCGGCGGTGGACGAGTTCTTCAGACGCAGAGACTGATGGAAGTCCCAGGGGGCCGAGCAGCCGTCCACCTGCAGCAGGTAAACATCCGTCACCATGGAAACGGGTCCCTGGGCCCTGCTGGTCTGGGGTCATACTGATTAGAAGACTAGACCTGGAGGATGTGGACCCTACCTTGAGGACCACGTAGCCGTCCTCTGTGGCTCCTTTGAAGACGGAGAAACCTGGTCCCTCCAGGACTCTGGAGTAGATGTGGATCacgtcgccccctggtggacacaacacacaacacacagtacacaatacacagtacacagtacacagtacacagtacacaacacacaacacacagtacacagtacacaacacacaacacacagtacacagtacacaacacacaacacacaacacacagtacacagtacacaacacacaacacacagtacacagtacacagtacacagtacacaacaCACATGATGAAAGCACCCCCCTCTGGTCATGGGCGGAGCTGAGGCCTACCTAGCTGCAGACAGCTGTGCTCCTCAACCACAGGAAGTGGGCGGGACTCTGAGCACAAGTCTGgagaggaagtgacatcacagaggTCCAGCAGCCGCCACCGCACATCTGGGTCACATGGATCCACAACTGGATCAGAAGCAAGAAACAGAGCATCACCATGTGATGAACCACAGAGATGTCTGAGGGGCTGAAGACCACTTACCAGGTGATAGAGCCTGGttctcctggtcctcctggttcTGCAGGTTCTCCTGGTCCTCCTGTAGTGGACTACATTCTCCGGCTGACAGAGGGTTGGCCTCCACACTGGTCTCCTGTATGGGACTCAGCTTGTCTCTGGTTTTAGTTGCTGGTTTCTGGGAGACGTTGGGCGGGCAGGACTCCACCAGAGTCTGGAGGTCTTCAGCGGCCCCCATGATGATCTGAGACATTCAGGATCACATCAACACTAAGCAGCCCAAAAGACAAGACAGAACCTGGAGGACTGAGATCAGTGTGTgagcaaaggtcaaaggttaaactcacctgcagcagtgtgtgagaAGTGTTGAGGAGCAGGTGAGAGACCTTGGTTCTGGTTCACAGAGTCCGTCTGCTGACAGATTCATTAAACAACAGATGATGAActctgtttccatggaaacatcAGAGATTCAAAAAGGTCTGATCAATGTTCTGGTCTCCTTTCAGGTAAATATTGATCCGTTGAACAAACCTGAGAGAGTTCAGAGACGACGACTCCAcctgagacaaaacaaacacagagtccagaTCAGAGAGGGAGCACCTGGTGGACCAGAGGCTCAGCTGGTTTACAGAGGCTCACCTGGTGGTGGACAGGTGACACGCAGACACAGTCCTCTCTCGTCAGGACCGAGGAAGACGTCGTCCACCAGCTCGTTTTGAGACGTTTCAGAGTTTCTGTTTGATGAAAGAAAGATTTTGTGAATCAGCTGATTATCAACATTTAATCAACAGGTAATCAGCTGATTCCCACTGGGTCATCAGCGATGCGTTTATTACCCAGCAGGCCGTGCAGCAGCAGACTGGGACTCATCATATATCTGGAAGGAGGAGGCAGCTGGAGGTCCAGCAGAGTCCCTGATCTGAGCTTCAGGAACCGCCTGCAGAGACACAGGTgaatcagtagtagtatcagtagtagtagtatcagtagtagtatcagtagtagtagtatcagtgtACCTGTTGGCTCTTCTTCAGCAGTAGAAGTCTCTTCTTGTACTCCAGCTCTTCACTCAGCTGCTCCTTCACCTCCGTCAGCTGTCTGAGCTTCtctacacaaacaaatcaagtcCTGAGGTCAGTGAACGCCTCAGTGTCCCGAGGTCAGTGAACGCCTCAGTGTCCCGAGGTCAGTGAACTCACCGtccagctgctgttgttggcgTAGGTTGAGTCTTTCGGTTCTCAGCTCTTCGAAGCTGAGCTCCTCTCGTCCTCTCATCAGCAGCCCTTTACAGTACGCGCTCACCTGATTGGCCCCGCCCTGCTCATAAAGCCCCGCCCCTCCGTCCAGGTGTGACGATGGCTCGCTCCAATTGGCCGACCTGCAGCCAATAGGGAGACACGCTCAGGAGCCAACGTCTTCATAATGTCATAACGTTTCTAAGTTGATGAACACTGAACCTCTGTGAGACTCACCGTGTGACGACCTGCTGCTCTGACATCACTGCACCTGGACCTGATGGACCAATCACAACACAGCGCTCAGTCAATAATCAGGAGAGATCTGCAGACGTCAATAATCATTGGTcctttattaaaacatgaattaaatacCTCCTCAGATTACTCAGTAATATTTATGACATACCGTCTTTGATTTAGGAATGCTCATTAGAACAAATCCATGTAATTATATTAATGAGAGCAGATGATTCATCATCTATCTGGTAAACACATGAATGACGTCATCGTTAAACACTTCAATAAAAACTAATCCTCAGgtgtaaaagaaaagataaaaacaatgtaatcaATAGAGCAAAGAAAGGTGagaatataaaaagaaacatttaaaggaaataaagcaTAAAGTGAAGTGATGGAGGCTGCTGACTCCagtcctcatcatcatcatcatcatcatcattattattgttattattattattattattattattataattattac
This window of the Anoplopoma fimbria isolate UVic2021 breed Golden Eagle Sablefish chromosome 18, Afim_UVic_2022, whole genome shotgun sequence genome carries:
- the LOC129107522 gene encoding mitotic checkpoint serine/threonine-protein kinase BUB1 beta-like, with the protein product MKVVGEQVGAGQAVIPGDPLHSPAPAHPGEGHPSFTPGGEKSSLLSRRRGFQNRFTPGVKERYLAGPGAVMSEQQVVTRSANWSEPSSHLDGGAGLYEQGGANQVSAYCKGLLMRGREELSFEELRTERLNLRQQQQLDEKLRQLTEVKEQLSEELEYKKRLLLLKKSQQAVPEAQIRDSAGPPAASSFQIYDESQSAAARPAGNSETSQNELVDDVFLGPDERGLCLRVTCPPPGGVVVSELSQIIMGAAEDLQTLVESCPPNVSQKPATKTRDKLSPIQETSVEANPLSAGECSPLQEDQENLQNQEDQENQALSPVVDPCDPDVRWRLLDLCDVTSSPDLCSESRPLPVVEEHSCLQLGGDVIHIYSRVLEGPGFSVFKGATEDGYVVLKVDGCSAPWDFHQSLRLKNSSTAAGFPLISCFLFLDGCITVYTTPPGHMFTELTECVPSEASVGYKAVALVTMVSQLHSCRLLHAALQPHLLTCCHRGLLIPDWVFPVDWSSSVDLDLQRDVTSVQQVPSAQDYIGLGLLEPTAPPQLVDLVGLAETVHLLLTNSKMVLKKEGGVWRAEQFSGEEPCDMFSRMWRRFFCSLLNAEGRSSSSILSELKDQLTTLYC